From a region of the Mauremys mutica isolate MM-2020 ecotype Southern chromosome 12, ASM2049712v1, whole genome shotgun sequence genome:
- the LOC123345653 gene encoding protein S100-A16-like has protein sequence MGQSLQPEPSGERSGGRKPAETAGEGSELEHGLCVIVDSFYRYAEGPPGAKALDQAAFQNLLSNELSHQLTNTEVEAAVMRTFEKLDANKDQKISFDEYWQLIAWICQVIRRRDYNE, from the exons ATGGGGCAGAGTCTGCAGCCAGAGCCGTCCGGGGAGAGGAGCG GTGGAAGGAAGCCGGCTGAGACGGCCGGGGAGGGGTCTGAGCTGGAACACGGCCTCTGTGTGATTGTGGACAGCTTCTACAGATACGCCGAGGGCCCGCCTGGAGCGAAGGCGCTGGACCAGGCGGCTTTCCAGAACCTGCTCAGCAACGAGCTGAGCCATCAGCTCACG AACACAGAGGTCGAGGCGGCCGTGATGCGCACGTTTGAGAAGTTAGATGCCAACAAAGATCAGAAAATCTCCTTCGACGAGTACTGGCAACTCATCGCCTGGATTTGCCAAGTGATCCGGCGCCGCGATTATAACGAGTAG
- the LOC123345649 gene encoding protein S100-A16-like isoform X1, which produces MGQSLQREPSGERSGGREPAEMAEEGSELERGLHAIVGSFYRYAEGSEGPKELDQAAFQTLLSNELSHQLTNAEDRKAALDMFKTVDANNDQKISFDEYWDLIAEICRVIRRSHYNE; this is translated from the exons ATGGGGCAGAGTTTGCAGCGGGAGCCGTCCGGAGAGAGGAGCG GTGGAAGGGAGCCGGCCGAGATGGCAgaggagggctctgagctggaaagGGGCCTCCATGCCATCGTGGGCAGCTTCTACAGATACGCCGAGGGCTCCGAGGGACCCAAGGAGCTGGACCAGGCGGCTTTCCAGACGTTGCTCAGCAATGAGCTGAGCCATCAGCTCACG AACGCAGAGGACCGGAAGGCAGCGCTGGACATGTTTAAGACGGTGGATGCCAACAACGATCAGAAAATCTCCTTCGACGAGTACTGGGATCTCATCGCAGAGATTTGCCGAGTGATCCGGCGTAGCCATTATAACGAGTAG